The following proteins are co-located in the Pelecanus crispus isolate bPelCri1 chromosome 5, bPelCri1.pri, whole genome shotgun sequence genome:
- the ZC3H15 gene encoding zinc finger CCCH domain-containing protein 15 produces the protein MPPKKQQQPAGGSKKADQKKKEKIIEDKTFGLKNKKGAKQQKFIKAVTHQVKFGQQNPRQAAQTESEKKLKKEDKKKELQELNELFKPVVAAQKISKGADPKSVVCAFFKQGQCTKGDKCKFSHDLSLERKCEKRSVYIDARDEDLEKDTMDNWDEKKLEEVVNKKHGEAEKKKPKTQIVCKYFLDAIENNKYGWFWVCPGGGDNCMYRHALPPGFVLKKDKKKEEKQDEISLEDLIEKERAALGPNVTKITLECFIAWKRRKRQEKIDKAEQDMERRKADFKAGKALVISGREVFEFRPELVDADDEEADDTHYIQGTGEDDEMEDPVCINDVDLNLYVPKAVDETGITVASPERFSTYTSVEKDDNKLSEASGGDINSSEQNELEEDNDGDVELENGVIDAVPVDENLFTGEDLDELEEELNTLDLEE, from the exons ATGCCccccaagaagcagcagcagccggcgGGGGGCAGCAAGAAGGCGGAccagaagaagaaggagaagatcATCGAG GACAAAACATTTGGCCTCAAGAATAAAAAAGGtgcaaaacaacagaaatttaTCAAGGCTGTTACTCACCAGGTTAAATTTGGTCAGCAAAATCCACGTCAG GCTGCTCAAACAGAAagtgagaagaaattaaaaaaagaagataagaaaaaagaattacaagAATTAAATGAACTCTTCAAGCCTGTGGTTGCTGCACAGAAAATTAGCAAAG GTGCTGACCCCAAATCTGTAGTTTGTGCTTTCTTCAAGCAAGGACAGTGCACTAAAGGAGACAAGTGCAAGTTTTCTCATGATTTGTCTTTGGAAAGGAAGTGTGAAAAACGAAGTGTCTACATTGATGCAAGAGATGAAGACCTTGAAAAAG ATACAATGGATAACTGGGATGAGAAGAAGCTGGAAGAAGTGGTGAACAAGAAGCATGGTGAGgcggaaaagaaaaaacccaaaactcaaATA GTCTGCAAATATTTCCTTGATGCTATTGAAAACAACAAATATGGATGGTTTTGGGTCTGTCCAGGTGGAGGAGACAACTGCATGTATCGCCATGCACTCCCTCCaggttttgtattaaaaaaagataaaaagaaggaggaaaagcaagatgAAATTTCTTTAGAAGATCTAATAGAAAAAGAG CGTGCTGCCTTAGGACCAAACGTTACCAAAATTACTCTAGAGTGTTTTATTgcatggaagagaagaaaaagacaagaaaaaattgATAAGGCTGAGCAAGATatggagaggaggaaagcagattttaaagCTGGCAAAGCATTGGTG ATTAGTGGACGTGAAGTATTTGAGTTCCGACCAGAGTTGGTTGATGCAGATGATGAAGAAGCAGATGACACCCATTATATTCAAGGAACAGGAGAAGATGATGAG atggaaGACCCTGTGTGCATAAATGATGTAGACTTGAACCTGTATGTCCCAAAGGCTGTAGATGAGACTGGTATTACTGTGGCTAGTCCAGAGCGGTTCAGCACATACACTTCAGTAGAAAAAGATG ataataAATTAAGTGAAGCTTCTGGTGGTGATATAAACAGCAGTGAGCAAAATGAATTAGAGGAAGATAATGATGGAGATGTGGAGTTGGAAAATGGAGTAATTGATGCAGTACCAGTTGATGAAAATCTTTTTACTGGAGAGGACTTGGATGAACTAGAAGAAGAACTAAACACTCTTGATTTAGAAGAATGA